The genome window CGACCCGATTTCGGTTCCGCGAAAATTCAGCAAATTACAGGATATAGAAATTGCCGGGCTTTTTGCAGCAGTTTTTGCCTGGGGACAGCGCAAGACGATAATCAGCAAGGCCAATGAGCTGATGCTACGAATGGACAACAGCCCCTATGAATTTGTGCTCCAACACGAAGAACAAGACCTGAAAAAATTGCTCGGGTTTAAACACCGTACTTTCAATGATACCGACTTGCTGTATTTTGTGCATTTTTTAAAACATTATTATGCCACACACAAATCGCTGGAGACAGCTTTTCTACCCGAAAAAAACGAACAGGATTTAGAAGAAGCCCTTTGCCGTTTTCGAAAGCGATTTTTTGCCCTGGAAGCTGCGCCCGAAAGAACAAAAAAGCACATTGCTTCTCCGCTGCGCAATTCTTCCTGCAAAAGG of Chitinophagales bacterium contains these proteins:
- a CDS encoding TIGR02757 family protein, which translates into the protein MLSQKELKTLLDQQAALFEQPGFIISDPISVPRKFSKLQDIEIAGLFAAVFAWGQRKTIISKANELMLRMDNSPYEFVLQHEEQDLKKLLGFKHRTFNDTDLLYFVHFLKHYYATHKSLETAFLPEKNEQDLEEALCRFRKRFFALEAAPERTKKHIASPLRNSSCKRLNMYLRWMVRKNESGVDFGLWKSIKSSQLFCPLDVHVERVALELGLLKKAGSNWKAVKELTSKLRKFDPEDPVKYDFALFGMGVLTRVR